The Sporolituus thermophilus DSM 23256 genome has a segment encoding these proteins:
- a CDS encoding LytR/AlgR family response regulator transcription factor, producing the protein MRVKTVIVDDEQPICDEIEYLLKQHIDIDVAAKFTNPVEALDYIGEQGCDLVFADIKMPGLSGLEFAKRLSVLRTAPLVVFVTAFQEHALEAFDTPAVGYITKPIMEDKLARLMGKVRRLIERIPQADNRPAAVSKICVTAGGKIIPLDKSEIALAYVKDKDVFVRTKTNEYMTALTLQEIENILAGSNFLRVHRQYIVNLDMVREIIPWFHGSYLLRMDDCRQDEVPVSRTKTKVLKSIIGLK; encoded by the coding sequence ATGCGGGTTAAGACGGTAATTGTCGATGACGAGCAGCCCATCTGCGATGAGATTGAGTACCTGTTAAAGCAGCATATAGACATTGACGTGGCGGCCAAATTTACCAATCCGGTCGAGGCACTGGACTATATTGGCGAACAAGGCTGCGACCTCGTGTTTGCCGATATAAAAATGCCAGGTCTGTCCGGGCTCGAGTTTGCCAAACGCCTGAGCGTGCTGCGCACTGCGCCCTTAGTTGTTTTTGTCACGGCCTTTCAGGAACATGCCCTTGAGGCGTTTGATACGCCCGCGGTGGGTTACATAACCAAACCAATTATGGAAGATAAACTCGCCCGGCTGATGGGCAAAGTCCGCCGTCTCATCGAACGCATACCCCAGGCGGATAATAGACCGGCGGCGGTTAGCAAGATTTGCGTTACCGCCGGCGGTAAGATTATCCCCTTGGATAAAAGCGAAATCGCGCTGGCCTATGTAAAAGACAAAGATGTGTTCGTCCGCACCAAAACCAATGAATATATGACAGCGCTGACCCTGCAGGAAATCGAAAATATCCTGGCCGGCAGCAATTTTTTGCGGGTTCACCGGCAGTATATTGTCAACCTTGACATGGTAAGGGAAATAATTCCCTGGTTTCATGGCTCTTATCTCTTGCGGATGGATGACTGCCGGCAGGACGAAGTACCGGTAAGCCGGACCAAGACTAAAGTTTTAAAAAGCATTATAGGTCTGAAATAA
- a CDS encoding DASS family sodium-coupled anion symporter, which produces MQKVTVTTAQPPQESFAKRYGLIIGLIALLAIILLPAPAGLPVAGQRMLGILVFSVIVWMTDAISYPVSAAVIMTLMAFLLGISPDVADPKKVIGTSKALTMALGGFSNTALALVGGALFLSAAMTQTGLDKRIALFVLSKVGAKTNRVLAGVIFVGFILSFFVPSTTARVACLVPIVMGMIKAFGVNQKSAFAGVMMIATAQADSLWNVGIKTAAAQNLIALGFIEKQLGVYITWLDWFIAAAPFSAIMSVVLYYVLLKLMPPEMDEIPGGKEAVAKELAALGPMKTDEKKLLALSLILLFFWSTEKIVHPFDTSTTTIAAITLMLLPGIGVMTWKDAQAKIPWGTLILFGVGISLGSAILSTKAAAWLAKIIVSMFGLETMSSLVILAVLAAFLIIIHLGFASATALAAAMIPIIISILQGVKTPGINIVGMTMVLQYVVSFGFILPVNAPQNMIAYGTETFEVRDFIRTGIPLTIIAYALIVLMGATYWKWLGIVS; this is translated from the coding sequence ATGCAAAAGGTGACTGTGACCACCGCCCAGCCACCGCAAGAATCGTTTGCCAAACGCTACGGCCTAATCATCGGACTTATTGCACTCCTCGCCATCATTCTGCTGCCGGCGCCCGCCGGTCTGCCGGTAGCAGGGCAGCGGATGCTCGGCATCCTCGTCTTCTCCGTTATTGTCTGGATGACCGACGCTATTTCTTATCCCGTGAGCGCCGCTGTCATCATGACCCTTATGGCCTTTCTGCTCGGTATTTCCCCGGATGTAGCCGATCCGAAAAAAGTAATTGGCACCAGTAAAGCCCTGACCATGGCTTTAGGCGGGTTTAGCAATACCGCTTTGGCGCTGGTCGGCGGCGCTCTCTTCCTGTCGGCTGCCATGACGCAAACCGGCCTTGACAAGCGGATTGCGCTTTTCGTCTTGTCGAAAGTCGGCGCCAAGACCAACCGCGTGCTCGCCGGCGTAATCTTTGTCGGTTTTATCCTCAGCTTTTTCGTGCCCAGCACCACGGCCCGCGTAGCATGTCTGGTGCCAATTGTCATGGGCATGATTAAAGCCTTTGGCGTTAACCAAAAAAGCGCTTTTGCCGGCGTTATGATGATTGCCACCGCCCAAGCCGACAGCCTCTGGAACGTGGGCATCAAAACCGCCGCGGCCCAAAACTTAATCGCCCTGGGCTTCATCGAAAAACAGCTTGGCGTATACATCACCTGGCTTGATTGGTTTATCGCCGCCGCGCCTTTTTCCGCCATCATGTCCGTTGTTCTCTATTATGTTCTGCTTAAACTAATGCCGCCCGAAATGGATGAAATCCCCGGCGGCAAAGAAGCAGTAGCCAAAGAGTTGGCGGCGCTTGGTCCCATGAAAACCGACGAGAAGAAACTGCTGGCTCTCTCGCTCATCCTCCTCTTTTTCTGGTCAACTGAAAAAATCGTTCATCCGTTCGATACTTCGACCACTACTATTGCTGCCATCACGCTCATGCTGCTGCCCGGCATCGGCGTCATGACCTGGAAAGACGCCCAGGCTAAAATTCCCTGGGGTACCTTAATCCTGTTCGGCGTCGGCATCAGCTTGGGTTCCGCCATTCTGTCCACCAAAGCGGCAGCCTGGCTCGCAAAAATTATCGTCAGCATGTTCGGCCTGGAAACCATGTCTAGTCTGGTCATCCTTGCCGTTTTAGCCGCCTTCCTGATCATCATTCACCTCGGCTTTGCCAGCGCCACCGCCCTAGCTGCCGCTATGATTCCCATCATTATTTCCATCCTCCAAGGTGTCAAAACGCCTGGCATTAATATCGTCGGTATGACGATGGTCCTCCAGTATGTCGTCAGCTTCGGCTTTATCTTGCCGGTAAACGCGCCGCAGAATATGATCGCTTACGGTACGGAAACGTTCGAAGTCCGGGACTTCATCCGCACCGGTATTCCGTTGACCATTATCGCCTATGCGCTTATTGTCCTGATGGGCGCCACCTACTGGAAATGGCTGGGAATTGTCAGCTAA
- a CDS encoding LytS/YhcK type 5TM receptor domain-containing protein, with product MKFELILELMGDMALLAMTANFIGRNRYIASCAERPTAPRCWLTLTIIFSVLSILGTYTGVPVEGALANTRLVGTIMGGIMGGPWVGLSIGFISGLHRYLIGGFTAEICGAATLLGGLMAGMARQKYGLHGINWKKAALLALAAEGLQKGMVLLLAKPFAAAWALEKAIAVPTTVVTMLGTVVFMLILKDIKTEQELHGAKAAQLSLEIASRTLPFLRHGLTMESAQKTAEIIFAFTGMDAVSISNREQVLAFVGKGADHHKPGEPIMTQSTKQTIISGTLHIVHTAQEQGCPVAGCPLQSSVVAPLVVNGAVIGTVKLNRAVPNGITEVDIRIAEGIAHLLSVQIELAEVDCQRKMREKAELKALQAQINPHFLFNTINIIMSFCRTNPDTARSLLGHLATMLRHSFAERQDFITLKEEMEGIAAYLEIVKARFGSRLTVITDLDPQVLDVPIPLLTLQPLVENAVQHGLFPKLSHCVLTIAAYRQDRTVVIDVRDNGVGVPAEKLRLILAGEGQGIGIRNVHKRLTGIYGKEYGLTIESTLGQGTTARIVLPYEGRDLAHAG from the coding sequence ATGAAATTTGAACTTATTTTGGAACTGATGGGCGACATGGCGCTGCTGGCCATGACCGCCAATTTTATCGGCCGCAACCGCTATATCGCCAGCTGTGCCGAACGGCCGACGGCGCCACGCTGCTGGCTGACCCTGACCATTATTTTTTCGGTTTTGTCCATTCTGGGCACTTATACCGGGGTTCCGGTCGAAGGCGCGTTGGCCAATACCCGCCTGGTCGGCACCATCATGGGCGGCATCATGGGCGGACCGTGGGTGGGGCTTAGCATTGGCTTTATCAGCGGCCTGCATCGTTATCTGATTGGCGGGTTTACGGCCGAAATCTGCGGCGCCGCCACGTTGCTGGGCGGACTGATGGCCGGTATGGCGCGGCAGAAATACGGCCTGCACGGTATTAACTGGAAAAAGGCTGCCCTGCTGGCCTTAGCTGCCGAAGGCCTGCAAAAGGGAATGGTGCTGCTTTTGGCCAAACCGTTTGCAGCGGCATGGGCGCTGGAAAAGGCCATTGCGGTGCCGACCACGGTAGTGACTATGTTGGGTACAGTAGTTTTTATGCTGATTTTGAAGGACATCAAAACCGAGCAAGAACTGCATGGGGCGAAAGCGGCCCAGCTGTCGCTGGAAATCGCCAGCCGGACGTTGCCCTTTTTACGGCATGGCCTGACCATGGAGTCGGCGCAGAAAACGGCGGAAATTATTTTTGCATTCACCGGGATGGATGCCGTCTCCATCAGCAACCGGGAGCAGGTGCTCGCCTTTGTCGGCAAAGGGGCTGACCACCACAAACCAGGCGAGCCGATTATGACCCAGTCAACCAAACAGACCATTATCAGCGGGACGCTGCATATCGTGCACACCGCCCAGGAACAGGGCTGTCCGGTGGCCGGGTGTCCGCTGCAGTCAAGCGTCGTTGCCCCGCTGGTGGTCAATGGCGCCGTTATCGGTACGGTCAAACTCAACCGGGCGGTGCCAAACGGCATTACCGAAGTCGACATTCGCATCGCCGAGGGTATCGCCCACCTTTTGTCCGTGCAAATTGAACTGGCCGAAGTTGATTGCCAGCGGAAGATGCGGGAAAAGGCTGAACTAAAGGCGCTCCAGGCCCAAATTAATCCGCACTTTTTGTTTAATACCATTAACATTATCATGTCCTTCTGCCGGACAAACCCTGACACGGCGCGCAGCCTTCTCGGCCACCTGGCGACAATGTTGCGCCACAGCTTTGCCGAGCGGCAGGATTTTATCACCTTGAAAGAAGAAATGGAAGGGATAGCGGCTTATTTGGAAATTGTAAAGGCGCGGTTCGGCTCCCGCCTGACCGTCATCACCGACCTCGACCCGCAGGTGCTTGACGTGCCTATCCCGCTGCTGACGCTGCAGCCGCTGGTGGAAAACGCCGTTCAGCACGGTCTGTTTCCTAAACTAAGCCATTGTGTTCTTACTATTGCCGCTTACCGACAGGACCGAACCGTTGTCATTGATGTAAGGGACAATGGCGTTGGGGTGCCGGCGGAAAAGCTGCGGCTTATTTTGGCCGGGGAAGGACAAGGCATTGGTATCCGCAATGTTCATAAACGGTTAACGGGAATTTACGGGAAAGAGTATGGCCTGACCATCGAGAGCACGCTTGGGCAAGGGACAACCGCCCGAATCGTTCTTCCGTATGAAGGGAGGGATTTGGCGCATGCGGGTTAA